The region GCGGCTCGGCACGGGCGATTTCATCGTCGCCGAAGCCGACGAGTCGGACGCGTCCTTCCTGAATCTGTATCCGGTGATCGAAGTCATCACGAACATCGACGCCGACCACATGGATACCTACGGCCACGATTTCGCGCGGCTCAAGCAGGCGTTCATCGAATTCACGCAGCGTCTGCCGTTCTACGGCAGCGCGGTCGTGTGCGTGGACGATCCCAACGTGCGGCAAATCATCCCGTTCATTTCGAAGCCCGTCGTGCGCTACGGGATGTCGCCGGACGCGCAGGTGCGCGCGGAAGACATCGACGCGCGCGACGGCCGCATGCACTTCACGGTGATCCGCGAAGGCCGCGCGCCGCTCGCGGTCGTGCTGAACCTGCCGGGCCTGCACAACGTGCAAAACGCGCTCGCGGCGATCGCGATCGCAACCGATCTCGGCGTGTCGGACGACGCGATCCAGCTCGCGCTGGCGGAATTCAACGGCGTCGGCCGGCGCTTCCAGCGCTACGGCGAGGTGCCGAGCGCGGACGGCGGGCAGTACACGCTGATCGACGACTACGGCCACCACCCGGTCGAGATGGCCGCGACGATCGCGGCCGCGCGCGGCGCGTTTCCGGGCCGCCGCCTCGTGCTGGCGTTCCAGCCGCACCGCTACACGCGTACGCGCGACTGCTTCGACGACTTCGTCAACGTACTGTCGACGGTCGACGCGCTGGTACTGACGGAAGTCTACGCAGCCGGCGAGGCGGCGATCGCGACGGCCAACGGCGACGCGCTGTCGCGCGCGCTGCGCGCGGTGGGGAAGGTCGACCCGGTGTTCGTCGCGACGGTCGACGACGTGCCGGATGCATTGGCCGCGGTCGCCCGCAACGGCGACGTGGTGATCACGATGGGCGCGGGTTCGATCGGCGGCGTGCCGGCGAAGATCGTGCAGAACACGCAACAGAAGGGATGACATGAGCGGGATCGATCCGAAACGTTTCGGCAAGGTGGCGGTGTTGTTCGGCGGCGAATCCGCCGAGCGCGAGGTGTCGCTCACCTCGGGCCGTCTCGTGCTGCAGGGCCTGCGCGATGCGGGCGTCGACGCGCATCCGTTCGACCCGGCCGAGCGGCCGCTGTCGGCGCTGAAGGACGAAGGCTTCGTGCGTGCGTTCAACGCGCTGCACGGCGGCTACGGCGAAAACGGCCAGATCCAGGGCGCGCTCGACTTCTACGGAATCCGCTACACGGGCAGCGGCGTCCTGGGCTCGGCACTGGGCCTCGACAAGTTCCGCACGAAGCTCGTGTGGCAGCAGACGGGCGTGCCGACGCCGCCGTTCGAAACGGTGATGCGCGGCGACGATTATGCGGCGCGCGCGACGGATATCGTCGCGAAGCTCGGCCTCCCGCTGTTCGTGAAGCCGGCGAGCGAAGGCTCGAGCGTTGCGGTGTTGAAGGTGAAGACGGCCGACGCGTTGCCCGCCGCACTGTCCGAAGCGGCGACCCACGACAAGATCGTCATTGTCGAGAAGAGCATCGAAGGCGGCGGCGAATATACCGCGTGCATCGCCGGCGACCTCGACCTGCCGCTGATCAAGATCGTGCCGGCCGGCGAGTTCTACGACTACCACGCGAAGTACGTGGCCGACGATACGCAGTATCTGATTCCGTGCGGGCTGCCTGCCGAACAGGAAGCGGAACTGAAGCGCATCGCGCGCCGCGCGTTCGACGTGCTGGGCTGCACCGACTGGGGTCGCGCGGATTTCATGCTGGATGCGGCGGGCAACGCGTATTTCCTCGAAGTGAACACGGCCCCGGGAATGACCGACCATTCGCTGCCGCCGAAGGCCGCGCGCTCGATCGGCATCAGCTATTCGGAGCTGGTCGTGAAGGTGCTGTCGCTTACGCTCAACGACTGACGCAGGAACGGAACGACGTATGTGGAACAACGTTCGCCAACTCAACCTTGCCGCCAGCGCGCTATACGCGCTGCTGCTGCTCGTGTTGGCGGCGGCCGGCTGCTACTGGCTGATCCAGCGTCCGACGTTCGCGTTGCGCGAAATCCGGATCGACGGCGACACCGAGCACATCAACACGCCGACGGTGCGGGCGGGCGTGGTCGGACGGCTGAAGGGGAATTTCTTCACGGTCGACCTCGACACCGCGCGGGCCGCGTTCGAGCAGATGCCGTGGGTGCGCCATGCGAGCGTACGGCGGGTGTGGCCGAATGCGCTCGCTGTCACGCTCGAGGAGTACAAACCGCTCGGGACCTGGGGCAGCGCGCAGCTCGTGAGCGTCGACGGCGAGCTGTTCACCGCGAACCAGGGCGAACTGGATGAAGAACTGCCCGCGTTCGACGGCCCGGAGGGCAGTGCGAAGGAAGTCGTCACGCGGTACCGCGACTTCACGAACTGGTTTGCGCCGCTTAAGGCGGCGCCGGAAGAAGTGACGCTGTCGGCGCGCTACGCGTGGACGGTGAAGCTGTCGAACGGCATGCAGATCGAACTCGGCAAGGAACGCACGAGCGAGACGCTGCACGACCGGAGCCAGCGCCTCGTCGCCGCATGGCCGGCAGTCACGGAGCGTTGGGGCAACGACATCGAGTACGCGGACCTGCGTTATCCGAACGGATTCGCGATTCGTGCGGCAGGCATGCGGTTCCTGACCGATACCGACAAGCCCAAGAAGTAACGAGAGATCACACGCAAGAGCACTTTATGAGCAAAGACTACAAGGATCTGCTGGTTTCCCTCGACATCGGCACGTCGAAGGTGGTGGCCATCGTCGCCGAGCTGAAGGGCGAGGGCCATTACGAGGTGATCGGCCTCGGCCAGAGCGAATCGAAAGGTCTGAAGAAGGGCGTGGTGGTCAACATCGAGGCCACCGTGCAGTCGATCCAGCGCGCGCTCGAAGAAGCCGAGCTGATGGCCGACTGCAAGATCACCAACGTGTTCACGGGGATCGCGGGCAGCCATATCCGCAGCTTCAACTCGAGCGGGATGGTCGCGATCAAGGACAAGGAAGTCACGCAGACGGACGTCGCGCGCGTGATCGAGACCGCGAAGGCGATCAACATCCCGACCGACCAGCAGGTGCTGCACATCCTCACGCAGGAATTCATCATCGACGGCCAGGAAGACGTGCGCGAGCCGATCGGGATGAGCGGCATCCGTCTCGAGGTGAAGGTGCACATCGTGACGGGTGCGGTCAGCGCCGCGCAGAACATCGTCAAGTGCGTGCGCCGCTGCGGGCTCGAAGTGAACGACCTGATCCTGCAGCCGCTGGCGTCGTCGCTGGCGGTGCTGACGGAAGACGAGAAGGATCTCGGCGTGGTGCTGGT is a window of Burkholderia latens DNA encoding:
- the murC gene encoding UDP-N-acetylmuramate--L-alanine ligase, with translation MKHIVKHIHFVGIGGAGMSGIAEVLVNLGYEVSGSDLARNAVTDRLQALGARIAIGHDAANIAGANAVVVSTAVRSDNPEVLAARHQRVPIVQRAVMLAELMRLKQGIAIAGTHGKTTTTSLVASVLAAGGLDPTFVIGGRLISAGANARLGTGDFIVAEADESDASFLNLYPVIEVITNIDADHMDTYGHDFARLKQAFIEFTQRLPFYGSAVVCVDDPNVRQIIPFISKPVVRYGMSPDAQVRAEDIDARDGRMHFTVIREGRAPLAVVLNLPGLHNVQNALAAIAIATDLGVSDDAIQLALAEFNGVGRRFQRYGEVPSADGGQYTLIDDYGHHPVEMAATIAAARGAFPGRRLVLAFQPHRYTRTRDCFDDFVNVLSTVDALVLTEVYAAGEAAIATANGDALSRALRAVGKVDPVFVATVDDVPDALAAVARNGDVVITMGAGSIGGVPAKIVQNTQQKG
- a CDS encoding D-alanine--D-alanine ligase yields the protein MSGIDPKRFGKVAVLFGGESAEREVSLTSGRLVLQGLRDAGVDAHPFDPAERPLSALKDEGFVRAFNALHGGYGENGQIQGALDFYGIRYTGSGVLGSALGLDKFRTKLVWQQTGVPTPPFETVMRGDDYAARATDIVAKLGLPLFVKPASEGSSVAVLKVKTADALPAALSEAATHDKIVIVEKSIEGGGEYTACIAGDLDLPLIKIVPAGEFYDYHAKYVADDTQYLIPCGLPAEQEAELKRIARRAFDVLGCTDWGRADFMLDAAGNAYFLEVNTAPGMTDHSLPPKAARSIGISYSELVVKVLSLTLND
- a CDS encoding cell division protein FtsQ/DivIB encodes the protein MWNNVRQLNLAASALYALLLLVLAAAGCYWLIQRPTFALREIRIDGDTEHINTPTVRAGVVGRLKGNFFTVDLDTARAAFEQMPWVRHASVRRVWPNALAVTLEEYKPLGTWGSAQLVSVDGELFTANQGELDEELPAFDGPEGSAKEVVTRYRDFTNWFAPLKAAPEEVTLSARYAWTVKLSNGMQIELGKERTSETLHDRSQRLVAAWPAVTERWGNDIEYADLRYPNGFAIRAAGMRFLTDTDKPKK
- the ftsA gene encoding cell division protein FtsA — protein: MSKDYKDLLVSLDIGTSKVVAIVAELKGEGHYEVIGLGQSESKGLKKGVVVNIEATVQSIQRALEEAELMADCKITNVFTGIAGSHIRSFNSSGMVAIKDKEVTQTDVARVIETAKAINIPTDQQVLHILTQEFIIDGQEDVREPIGMSGIRLEVKVHIVTGAVSAAQNIVKCVRRCGLEVNDLILQPLASSLAVLTEDEKDLGVVLVDIGGGTTDIAIFAEGAIRHTAVIPIAGDQITSDIAMALRTPTPDAEDIKVGYGIAKQALADPDEMVEVPGLGERGPRTLSRQALAAVIEPRVEELFSLVQQVVRESGYEELLSSGVVITGGASMMPGMVELGEDIFLKPVRIGAPEYAGGLADVVRNPRYSTAMGLLVEGSAQRMRGRKVAVQSGNAGQIFSRMKEWFLSNF